A portion of the Leptidea sinapis chromosome 13, ilLepSina1.1, whole genome shotgun sequence genome contains these proteins:
- the LOC126967592 gene encoding uncharacterized protein LOC126967592: MSRFLWTAIALVFLLQAVKAETEDEEERFKRQINSLPLIYPFGATYKLIIGFSAPIQTKEKYMSVAFVVNFQYIYSQFSNITQLSRYYFIKEVSREQRDAELAARKDERLVFYKAVADMLEMKGMNGEDCVLRAICESAQYPVEDQGLVGEVLHILMTPDYGRSPFEDEDQDWAMDMSTYTDAATAGREMFNCASIYSKCPQEQGLLDLISFLKDE, encoded by the exons ATGAGCag ATTTTTATGGACTGCGATAGCTTTGGTTTTTCTATTACAAGCTGTTAAGGCTGAAACGGAAGATGAAGAAGAACGGTTTAAACGTCAGATAAATTCATTGCCATTAATATATCCATTTGGAGCAACATATAAG CTCATCATTGGTTTCTCAGCTCCGATACAAACAAAAGAAAAGTACATGAGCGTTGCATTCGTAGTAAACTTTCAGTACATATACTCGCAATTTTCTAACATAACTCAGCTGTCGCggtattatttcataaaagaagTGTCTAGGGAGCAAAGAGATGCTGAACTAGCAGCGAGAAAGGACGAGAGACTCGTTTTCTACAAAGCTGTTGCTGATATGTTGGAAAT GAAAGGTATGAACGGCGAAGACTGCGTACTTCGTGCTATCTGTGAGTCTGCGCAGTATCCTGTAGAAGATCAGGGTCTAGTTGGGGAGGTACTGCATATACTGATGAC accAGACTACGGTAGGTCACCGTTTGAAGATGAAGACCAAGATTGGGCGATGGATATGTCTACGTACACAGATGCTGCAACAGCTGGCAGAGAGATGTTCAACTGTGCTTCCATATACAGCAAGTGTCCTCAAGAACAGGGCTTGCTGGATCTCATATCGTTTTTGAAAGACGAGtga